ACACACAAGTATCTTGGTCACACACTTTACACACCCGCAATATTAGCTATGCCGATATCAATAATCGTCAGCGCTAAAATTAAAACAGGCCTGCTAATTTAACCGGCCTGTTTTTTATTTAATTATTTTTCGCAAAGCAAATAATAAAGGAAGCCCTAAAAAATAACAGGCTAGGAGTTCTCCACCACCTATATAAAGCATACTCAATAAAAAAGGATGCCCCAAAACATATTTTAAAATAGCGGCGACGACAACCGCATTAATTAGCACTGGTGGTAAAGGAGCTAAAAAAGGATGCGGCATTTTTCTAGTTAAAATTGCCGCTGCTAAAGTAGCTAAACTACCAAAAATTAAATCTAACGGACCTAACCAACTGAAGAAATTCGCCAATAAACAGCCTAAAAAAAGTCCCCAAATTCCTTCCGGAATTAAATAGGGTAAAATAGTAAGGGCTTCTGCAAAACGAACTTGAATTGGTCCATAACTTAAAGGTGCAAAAGCGAGTGTTAACACCAAATAAATTACCGCAATAAAAACTATTCTACTAACTTTATAAATATTCATCTGGCAAACCTCCTGTATTTAGTATAGCACCTAGCCATTTAAACAAACAATACTTATCTTTGACTTAAAAAGAGGGAAAATTAGCTCAAATGGGGAATATAAACAACAATATTTAGCTTAAGGAGGAAAATGATGTCTCTGGCAAAGCGTACAAACAATAATAATTTTATCTTAGCCTTTTTACGTTTAATGGTTTGTATTCTTTTTTTACCCTGTTTTTTCTTAATTGATCGCCAGTTACCTCCGCTTCTTTATCTTTTGGGCTTAATACTGCTGATTTACGCTCTACTCATTTTTTTAACTTATCAATTAGATACCTTTTTTTATCTACCAGAACCCCTTACAGTATTTCTAGATTTACTCTTCATTAGTCTTTTTATTTACCATGCCCAACATTACTTTTTAGTTTTTTCACTTTTTTTTACTTTTCCAATTGTAGCTTTAGCCTTTCAAAATAAAACAAAGAGTACCTATTTTACAACCCTACTAGCATGTACAAGCCTAATTCTAATCAGTAAAAAACAAGGACTTATCCTCCAGCCAATACTTACTCAAATAATTATCCTCCTGATTTTAGCCTGCTTTGCATTAACCTTGTCCCGAAATTTTCATCAATCCTGTTTTATTTTAGCCAATCTAGACACCCTTACTAAAGTACATAACCGCCGTTTTTTTAATCAAAATCTGCACCTATTAATCAAAAGAAACATCCCCTTTTCCTTGATTCTATTAGACTTAGATAATTTTAAACAATTGAATGATCTAGCAGGTCACCATGCTGGTGATCAAATCCTGAAATTAACCGCCCAATTAATGAAAAAATTCACCAGAAATTCCGATATTGTCGCCCGCTATGGTGGTGATGAATTTGCCATTATTTTACCAAAAACCAATAAAGAAAAAAGCAAACTCATCGCTACTAGAATTCGTAACAACATTATTGTTCACCCCCAAATTATTGCTTATCCTTCCTTAGGTATCTCCGTGGGTATTGCCGCCTTTCCACAAGATGGCCAAAGTGCAGAAACAATTATTCAAAAAGCTGATGAAGCATTATATACGGCAAAAGCAAGAGGCAAAAACTATGTTTATACTTGCTGAACAAAAAGTACCGGAAAATCCGGTACTTTTTTTATCTAATTTGAATTCGTACAGAAACACTTACATTAGTACCCAAATTGACAGCCGTAATTACATAAGTACCAGGTGGAACCTGTCGTCCACGCTTATCAACTTGTCGCCAGTCTTCTTTAATTACTTGGGTACCACCCGGAAAAATTGTTATAACTCGTGTGCTTGGTGCAAAAGTACGTCCAGAGCCAAAACTCCAAACCAAACCACCGGCAAGATTACGCACAGTAATCTCTACAATTTGTCTAGTACGATAGCGAAGAGTAATTTCATGATCGGTAATATTAGTTTTGGAAAGGGTAATTCTTACTATTTCA
This genomic stretch from Clostridia bacterium harbors:
- a CDS encoding QueT transporter family protein gives rise to the protein MNIYKVSRIVFIAVIYLVLTLAFAPLSYGPIQVRFAEALTILPYLIPEGIWGLFLGCLLANFFSWLGPLDLIFGSLATLAAAILTRKMPHPFLAPLPPVLINAVVVAAILKYVLGHPFLLSMLYIGGGELLACYFLGLPLLFALRKIIK
- a CDS encoding GGDEF domain-containing protein, yielding MSLAKRTNNNNFILAFLRLMVCILFLPCFFLIDRQLPPLLYLLGLILLIYALLIFLTYQLDTFFYLPEPLTVFLDLLFISLFIYHAQHYFLVFSLFFTFPIVALAFQNKTKSTYFTTLLACTSLILISKKQGLILQPILTQIIILLILACFALTLSRNFHQSCFILANLDTLTKVHNRRFFNQNLHLLIKRNIPFSLILLDLDNFKQLNDLAGHHAGDQILKLTAQLMKKFTRNSDIVARYGGDEFAIILPKTNKEKSKLIATRIRNNIIVHPQIIAYPSLGISVGIAAFPQDGQSAETIIQKADEALYTAKARGKNYVYTC